TAGCTCAGCACTCTAACCAACTGAGTTATGGGACCATTTGTTGAGATTCTCTAGCAAAATTATGCTAGTCAAGCCTAAGCTAATGCTAATCGTGCTCACGGGTTCCTCTACATCTCTCTCGAGATGATTGAGGTACATTTCTCTCGATACAGCTTATTTGTGTCCTTGTTTTGCATGTAACGTCATTATATCCTCTGGCTGAAACCCAACTGCATCTCTAAATGCGTTTCTAAGCGTCCCTGTATACGAGCTGTCAAATGTCGTCCTCTCTATTTAGTTGCtcggagatatatattgttccTATAGCCTTCTCCACTGACCACATATTCAAATAAACCGATCGTGTATTTCTCTCTTAGGGTTCTCATACGCTGATAACGAACTCTTTACACTGATTCATCCCTTCATTTTacgcttcttttcttttatttctttcttctataGCATCCAAATTGGATAGCATTTTTGGTATCAAGCAAAATAAGCACCTTAATTGAACATGTGCTAGTATCAGCAATCAAGCTACATAGTAGTGCTAGTATCAGCAATCAAGCTACATAGTAGTGCTAGGATGAGATAGTGATCTGCAAGGTGGTGAAGTCGGGTCCTAATACCACTCATCCGGCCTGTTTCAAAACATAATACGTCTCATATGAAGTTTGGGTGGTTTCAACACACTCCAGACCCGCCTCCTTAAAACACTCCAATAGCTCCGGCTCTTTCCAGATCATCTGCACGGATTCAATATGGTTTTCTTCTATAACTTCTTCATGACCAGCATTAGTCCGCTTAATAACTTGCAGCTGGTAGAGAGCCCTCTTGATTGACCCGTCTACGGTCGGACTTTCAACTGGCAGTTGCCTGTAAACAATATTCTCATAGAGCTCACTCGGGAACTCATGTCGTTCGCACAACCCTGAAGATTTTGCGTTTTCGCCAGTTGGCTCTGAGGTAGATTGCGTCGATAGTAGATCTCGctttatagatagatagaaaCGCCCTGATCGTGGTCGAAGCAATGCAGCAGCCTGAGCGAGAAATTTCAAGAGCTCTCCTGACCTGGTAAGAAGACTGACGCTGCCAGACGCGGACAGGAGTAAATCAACCTGATTGATATGGGTTTCTAGAAGCTCTGCTGAGATTAAATGGAGAGCTTCTCCGACTAGCCAATCAACGCGACCGACATGCGACATGCTCGGCGTCTCCTGCTGCACAGCTAACGCATGATGGATCATCGAAGGTTTCTCGTCAACCCCAATAAATTCAACATTGGATAGAGGAATGTTGTCCCGAACGGCATCTGTGGCGAGATTGGCCAGCACACGCCCGGTACCCGTACCGACGTCCAGGACAATGAGATGTTGTCCATGATGGTCAAGAGGGTAGTATGATTCCACCTGCTTCTTCAGGGCCGATATGTAGATTTTAGCGTCATCCTGGGCGTTCAAGACCGTGACATCTGCCTTGGCCCGTAGATCGTAGTATTCTGCCAAATAGGCAGAGTCATGAGATTTGCTTCTGCGTCCTGCGCTGTCGCtcatgatgacgaagagaaCTACAGAGGCTGCCTTTATTcacaacaaaaagaaagccagCCAACCAGTAGCCACTAAATCAAGGCTAGGTAGATCGTGATGTGTCAAACAGTCATACAGAGACCTTACCCAAAGAGAGATAGTTCATGATAGGACCTCAATCATTTTACCTAAGGACGAGCTGCAGAGATATGTGCCATAATTAGGATGAATTTATCTTCCTTTAATGTTTCAAGAAGACAGTATAATGCAGAATTGGTTGAATAAAAGGCAGTCGTCTGACCTGGTTTACAGTGGCAATGGCGATTGATGTAAGGCATGGCTCGTGCGCTCCCAAACCCTGGAAACCGTTCCAACGGTACCGGTCATCTGCCCACCTACCTCAGCCTTGCCATTATGGATCCGCGTTTACTCATACGATTGTCACCAAGACTTGCTCGCCCGAAACAAAAAGCCATATATTTGACATGAAGTAACAATACCAAGGGAAGTCAGTCTGCTGCTGGAGAGTACATCACGATGCCAGCTCATGATGGGCCAGTTGATGCCCAGGAACTTCAACTAGGCGAGGTTTAAAGATGTACGATTTGTCCACAACCACAGTACTTCCCGAGAGGCAGTTTTGAGCCCTGTCAGTTTGAAGGCTCCTCGTTCGCAGCTTGAGATACCAGATGACGATCGCAAGAGTCAATAGGACCGCACATCCGAGTCCGACGCCAACACCAAGTCCCACCTTTGCTTGCCGCGATATTGCACCGCCATTGCTCGGATATGAGGGTGTGATGGGTGACGTGGTAGAGATTAATGAAGTCGCTGATGTGGTAAGCGCGTCGGTTGATGCCCgggttggtgttgttgttagTGTCGTGTTAGCTGGCGTCAAGCTCACTCTAGTTGATGCCAATGTCTCACTAGTTGGTCTTGGTGTTGAGCTCACTGACACCgttgtggatgatgatattgatgttGACAATGTTGTCGTCGTCGTTGTCGAATCCTTCGCCCttttggtgatattgaagtAATGGCTAGCAAAGAAATCTGGGCTCTCCGGTTCATCGGCATCTCGGAtctggaaaaagaaaacattaCCATCGTCTAGACTTCGCTGGGTGGATACGACCCAGTTATATGTTGTGATATCCGATAAATTTGCTGTCATCTAGCGTCAGGTTGAAACATGAGGGGACCCTTAAGCGGTAGTGGACAATGACTTACTCTGAAGCCATTCAAAATAGGGATTATTGTCTTGCCATAACATTATTGAGATGCTTTCTAAGGTGGTCGCCCATCTTAACTGAACCATTTGCTCAAGTTCGTAGACTGGGTTGTCCTTGTAGACATGAATGGGGCCCCTAGTTGGGGGATTGTAGAATATTCCCGGCTCTGCTTGAACCAAGCATTGGAGCAGTAGAAATGAGGCTAGGAGTAGCTTTAACATGGTCGCAATGGTCACGTAACGTCAGCACGAAAACCTCAGGTCAACTCGGTGTAGTGGGTGTGAATATTAGCACGACAAATCTATAAGCAAAGAGTTGTCAACTCATGAAGAAGTGGAGAATAAACCAGAAACTTGCTACTGCTCCTGGAGAGATCAAGCCCCCCCATTTCAACTCCATCTTGAGTACAGTCCCCTCTGAGCGGCTACCATGTTACCATGGTCATCAATTATCCCTGTTAGGCCGAGGCTGGAGAAACTGGTGTCTTTCATCTCCTGTCCGGTGAAACAGATATTTTGGAAACATGTCCAATCAGTCAAACCCGAGGTGGGCAGTTTCAGCACTAAATATACTGCACCTTCGCGCTCGAGTGGTGGGCTGGAAGAGGTTTGTGTGACTCTATACTGCCCAAGATAGCATGGATGAAGGCATAGTCAGACAAAGAACGACAGCGTAAGAAAATAGCTGGCAGGGGTTTGCCCGGCGAAACATCATTGGATCCGTTCAATGCAACTAGGGTCCTTAGGGTCTTGGTCTCAGGGCGTCATTTCATACTAATGAGGAAGGATTTGCACGATAATATTAACCACTAAAGACCCAATGTAACGCCCCCACACCCCGACTTAAGATACCGTGGCCGCTGCCACAACTTCCTGAACTCACCATAGATGATTTCCGAACAAGCCACATGATGTTGGTCGCCCCACGTCGATATGTTTATCTGGGAACGGGCTTCAGCCTTGTTTTGCTATTTTGGTATACCTTTGGAAGCCCTCTGGCTCAAGCAACCGGAATTGTCTCTCCACTCGAGCCGGCCTCGGTGCCCCCACCCACGCACAGCGCAAGCAATGCTACTTTAGGTGTACGCATCTTTTTACTTCTGAGACTCTCCATTTGCAATGATGCTAACTGGCTTGTCACATTATAGTTCCAGTCTATTCTTGCTCTTTCCTCGGGCCCTTCATGGCGAACGAGAGGATTAATGGCTGCCGCAAACCTAACCGGCCTCTCCATACATATcccaccacaaccaccaatCCACCCTGATCTTGTTGAGACCTTTGAAACGTTAGGATCAGAGTACATTCGCCATCCTTCCCACGGTGCTAGCATTGCCTGGCTTGCACATCTCGACCTGATCAAATACACCATCCAAGCAGACCTTGATACTGCCCTCATTCTTGAAGACGATGCAGACTGGGACGTGACAATTCGCTCCCAGATGGTGCGAATCGCAGAGAGTGTCCGGAATCTGACCGGAACCACTGAGAGCGAGACAGCTCCATATGGCCGTGACTGGGATGTTCTTTGGATCGGTCATTGCGCTGAATACTGGGAGGACCTGTTCGAGACAGTCTTCTACGAGGATCCCACCGCATGTCCGCATAAGTACTACTTTGGCTTTGCGAAAGAAAACATCGAACGTATGCCAGACCACCAACGCGCTGTCTACTGGTCGGCAAATCCGGTGTGTTCTTTCGCATATGCTTTGTCGCGTGACGGTTCTCGAAAAGTGATAGAACTATTGGGCGCAGGGCAAGACGAAGCGTTTGATGTAAGCATGATGCACGCCTGTAGTGCGGGAAAGCTGAAATGTATCTCAGTTGTACCTGAGGTGGTGCATCAGTACTTTCCTAACCAGACTTTTGGAGTCAAGAGTATGGTTGATATTGGAAACGGGGAGCAGGCTGGTCCTGACGACTCGGAGTTTGAACATATTATGGGGTCGACGGAGAATATCCTCGAAAGTGCGCGGTGTCGTGCCCTATGGAATAAGAGATGTTTGAGGGAATAATTGGTGCTACTGTTTCTCCTTTTGTTCGGTTTTATTTTCACATCCTTGACGTCCCAGTGTCTACACTACCTATCTCCGGATCATATAGACTAGTGCTTGATGTTATTTTGTAATATAGTCTGGGCTTGCTCTCTCGCCGTAGACTATTATCCAGTATCCTAGATACAATCTGGTCGTAACCCCATATTGAATCCGTAGGTGGTATGCATTACTCGAGAGAAAATCTCTGGCAGGTTGGCTACCCTGCACAGTGGAGTGCATAGTACGATCTACAGTAGAACACCGGCGACAAAACAATATTAACTTTCCATTCACTATCGACATACAAATAATTACCCTGATTAACATCACGTCGTCAGCTTCATCACTGCTTCTGCAAGAACACCACCTTGCTATCATAATCCGATTCAAACTTGTACTGCAGTCCCATGTTCATCAATGTCGCACCAGAGTACGATCCGTTTCCATCAACGCTATACGTGGCCTTAGGATCCAATCCCTGCAGCCTGAGCCAGGGAGTGGCATGGTTAACATTAGGGCCGAGCTGGAAGTAGAAGAGGACAGCTTGGTTACCATCCTCAGAGATGAATAGCACCGCCGGCCAGTTAGACTCCTCGGGAAGCCTGAGACGCCACATATCGCCAGTCAGGATGATAGGGTTAACCTTTTCTGCAAGGGCAATCAGTCCCGGGACTTcggccttctcatcctcctgcAGCTCGGCGGGGTCTAGTTCGAGACCGAATGATCCGCCCATCATGGCGACGTGGCCACGGAATTTGACAGGAATGGTACGTCCAGTCTGGGCATTCGGGACTGCTGAGAGATGGGCACCCATGGCGCTGGGAGGGTATGCCAGTGAAGTACCGAGCTGGATGGTGATGCGCATCAGGGCATCGGTGTTGTCGGAGGTCCAGATCTGCGGGAAGTACTCAAGTACACCGGGGTCGAAACGTCCACCACCAGAGGCACAACCTTCCCACAGAACATCGGGGAAGCGCGTGGTCAGGGTGTCGAACACCCGGTACATGCCCAGGATGTATTCGTGGTCGTTGCTGGGGGAGGGTGTCTCGTGCATCGCCCGGTTGAAGTCCCACTTCACATAGGAAATAGCCGAgctgttgaggatgttggTAATCTCATCGATGATATAGTCCTGCACCTCAGGCAAAGCAAGGTTGAGCACGAGCTGGTTGCGTTGCAAGGTGCGTGGGTATTGGCCGGCATGAAGCACCCAGTCAGGGTGCTCATGGTACAGGGTCGAGTTGGGGTTGGCCATTTCTGGTTCAACCCAGAGGCCAAAGCGGAGGTCGGTTGAGGAGTTTCCTGCCTTCAGCTTCGTGACATCTTCCACCAGGGGGGTTAGGCCGTCAGGAAAGCGGTCCGGGTTGGGCACCCAGTCACCCAGACCTGCGTTATCCGATACACGGGGGTACTTGTCGCCGAACCAACCGTCGTCCATAACGAACAGTTTCACTCCCAAGGCGGCCGACTCCTCAGCCAAGCGGTAGATTGTGCTCTCATTGTAGTCGAAATACAGACCCTCCCAGCTGTTCAGCAGCGGCGGGCGATCCGATGTGGCGAACTTGCTCTTGATCAGGTGGTTGCGGTAGAGGCGATGGAATGAACGAGACATGCCGCCGATGCCGTCACTTGAGTAGACTGAAACACATTCCGGCGAGGTAAGTGTCTCGCCCGCACCCAGCTGCCAAGACAGCTGACTGGGATTGAATCCCAGCAGAGCGCGAGTGAGGCCCTGGGAGCCCTTCTCGACATCAACGGAGAACGAGCCTGTGTAGACAAGGTTAAATCCCCAGGCCTCACCCTGAGATTCCGTAGTGGAGGGATGCACTATCGCAAGAAAGGGGTTGTGCAGGTGAGAGGAGAAACCAGTGCTACTTCCGAAGCTGTATATCACGGGTGGAACATTAATttgctgctttcttcttggGTTTTATAAAACAGCAACTTACCCTTGGAGTCCGTATTCCACCTTTCGCCTCTGACGGTGGGCTTCTCTCGCCCAGTCGCCCCTGAGGCTAATCATTTCAAGATCTTCGTATGGGAAATCGAAGCTGAAGCTGGACAGTGCCTCAACT
This window of the Aspergillus flavus chromosome 8, complete sequence genome carries:
- a CDS encoding putative alpha-galactosidase C; this encodes MFGSPKRAALAAASLLAIFGNGPSVMAQETSSNNAVVADGKTFALNGENVSYRFRVNETTGDLVSDHFGGSITGDLFPGFGAEALGGWVGLAGRFRREFPDHGRGDFRIPAVRIRQEAGYTVTDLQYQSYSVIPGKPALPGLPSTFGSEEDVTTLVVHLYDNYSSIAVDLSYSIFPKYDAIVRSANVTNKGTQNITVEALSSFSFDFPYEDLEMISLRGDWAREAHRQRRKVEYGLQGFGSSTGFSSHLHNPFLAIVHPSTTESQGEAWGFNLVYTGSFSVDVEKGSQGLTRALLGFNPSQLSWQLGAGETLTSPECVSVYSSDGIGGMSRSFHRLYRNHLIKSKFATSDRPPLLNSWEGLYFDYNESTIYRLAEESAALGVKLFVMDDGWFGDKYPRVSDNAGLGDWVPNPDRFPDGLTPLVEDVTKLKAGNSSTDLRFGLWVEPEMANPNSTLYHEHPDWVLHAGQYPRTLQRNQLVLNLALPEVQDYIIDEITNILNSSAISYVKWDFNRAMHETPSPSNDHEYILGMYRVFDTLTTRFPDVLWEGCASGGGRFDPGVLEYFPQIWTSDNTDALMRITIQLGTSLAYPPSAMGAHLSAVPNAQTGRTIPVKFRGHVAMMGGSFGLELDPAELQEDEKAEVPGLIALAEKVNPIILTGDMWRLRLPEESNWPAVLFISEDGNQAVLFYFQLGPNVNHATPWLRLQGLDPKATYSVDGNGSYSGATLMNMGLQYKFESDYDSKVVFLQKQ